The sequence below is a genomic window from Paenibacillus sp. DCT19.
TTGATCTGTTTGGATTACGGCGTGATGCTTATGACCGGTTTCATAATGAAGAAACGTATCTTGCGGATATGAATAGCTCCGGTGATTACAAAAAAGTACTACTCGACTATATGGTAGGTAAACGAGTGTTAGATATCGGCCCAGGTGGTGGGGTATTACTGGACTTGATCGAACAGGAGAAGCCTGAGCTGGAGCCGATCGGAATTGATATCTCGACAAATGTAATTGAAGCGTTAGAGCGGAAGAAGCAGCTGGAAGGCCATCGCTGGCAGGTCATGAAGGGGGATGCACTTCAGTTGCATCAATACGTTCAGCCTGGAACGGTGGATACGGTTATTTTCTCATCCATTCTGCATGAATTGTATTCCTATATTGAACGCGATGGTCAAAAATTCAATCAGGATACGGTGATTGCTGCTCTTCAAAGCTCGTTCAATGTGTTATCTCCTGGTGGAAGAATTCTTATCCGTGACGGCATCATGACAGAACCTGTAGGTCAGAAGCGTCGCATTCGGTTTCTTGAACCTGAAGGGATGCGCTGGTTGGAACGATATACGCAGGACTTCCAAGGGCGGACGATAACCTATGAAGTTTTGTCTGAGAATGAGGTGCTGCTTCCGATCAATGATGCGATGGAATTCCTGTACACATACACTTGGGGTGAGGAAGCCTACGTACACGAGATTCAGGAGCAATTTGGCATATTTACGCCATCTGCCTATGAGCAATGTATTCATGAAGCATTGGGTGATGAGGCACAGATCATCACTCTGCAGCATTTTCTACAACAGGGATACACAGAGGCGCTTAGCGGACGGATTGAATTCATGGATGAAGAAGGGCGTGAGACTTCACTACCAGATAGCACCTGCCTGATTGTGATTGAGAAGAGAAGGGATTGAACCATGCATGAGCAGCGAGGTCTTAACGACATTGTATTTTGTAAGGCACGCGGAATCCGAGTATGTGGAAGGACTAGAGCGTGAACGTGGTTTGACAGAACAAGGTAAGCATGATGCCGAGACGGTTTCATGCTTACTTCGTCATGAGAGCATTAATCTATTCTATTCAAGTCCCTATAAGCGTGCGCTGGACACCGTGCAAGGGCTGGCAGACGAAATGGGAGTTGAGATCATAACCATAGAAGATTTGCGTGAGCGTGCATTATCTAGTTCCAATGTGCGGCATACCAACTTTCGAGCAGCCAAGCGCAAGCTGTATGAAGAGCGTTCATTTGCCTTTCCGGGTGGTGAATCCAGCATTCAAGCACAGCAGCGTGCAGTTCAAGCTATATCAGACATCTTAGAACGGCATTCAGGGCAAAAGATTGTGATTGGCACACATGGGGATGTCATGACCCTAATCTTCAATTATTATGATGCATCCTATGACTATGAGTTCTGGGGAAGTACCTCTATGCCAGATATTTATAAGCTGGAGTTTGATGAAGATCATAAACTCATGCAAGTAAGCCGTTTATGGAAGCCCTAATACTTCGAAGTAGAGAGGAGATAGGAATGAAAACTACATTTCATAATGATACATATACCATCGAGGAGCTACACGTTTCGCCTTTACAGGAGCAAACCTATTGTATATTCGATCTCGAAGGTACAGGCATCTTACCCGATCAAGAAAGTGTGACACAGTTTGGAGCGTTGTTATACAACAATCGTGACCAACTCCATGAGACTTTCTCGACGTTATCACGAGCTGATAAACCGATTCCGCAAGCCGTTGCACAATTAACGGGCATTACCAATGAAGATATGATTACGGCGCCCTCATTTATGGAAGCCTTTCGTGCTTTTACAGATTTCATTGGAGATCGTGTGCTTGTGACCCAAGCGGGGTATGAGTATGATTTGCCGATATTAAGACGTCATTGTGAGCGGTATGGACTGCCGATGTTTAACAATGATGTACTGGATACCAAAGCTATGTTTACATACATCCATCCTGAGATAAACGAAGTGATCTCCACGGATTTTCTGATTCAGTATTATGGCTTGCATACAGAGGGCATTCAGAGACATGATGCACTCGCAGATTGTAGTATTATCGCACTTATATTCGAACGGATTCTTGAAGAATACCGGGCGCTTGGTCTGGATCAATTCACAGCCGATCCTGCTCGTTCGATGAAACGGTTCGTGATACCAGAGATGTATCTGAATGATAATTGATAAATGATAAATAGGGGACGAGCTGAAGTGACGAACCAACTGACGATGAGAAGTGCGGGATGGATCTTTTTTGTGTCCTATGTTATGGGCATCTTGTTCACGGCATGGATCAGTTCGAAAGGCAATCCACATCACGATAATCTAATGTTATTCCTCGCATATGTAGCCATTGGTCAAATCGTACTCAATGTGATGCCAGCCGTAATCTGGTGTCGATACCGAAATATATCTCTTCGAACAGCATTTAAGCTACATAAAGTATCTTTGAGGAATGTCATCCTGTCTATGTTGATATTTGCTCTAAGTCAGATGATCTTGCTGTTTTTCCACCAGCTTACTGAAGTTGTTTCACAATGGTTAGGGGTTTCTTATGGAACATCATATTATCCGATTGCGGACTCCCTGTTTTCCTTAGGCATTCTCTTGATAAGCATCGGGATCATTCCTCCGATCTGTGAGGAGCTCCTGTTTCGGGGCGTGTTGCTGAGCGGGTATGCCAAACGGGGACTGTGGTTCGCCGCGATTGTTAGTTCTTTTCTGTTCGCCTTGTTCCATGACAACCCCTACCGATTAATTGAATTATTCGGAGCGGCTCTCGTTTCAGCTATCATTGTCATTCGATCAGGCTCCATCATTCCAGGCATTATCGTTCATTTGATCACGAACTCTACGTATGTTATTAGCTCATATATTCAGGGAGGAGACATGCTGGAGGGGATGACAACCCCAGAGGGACCTACTCTACTCATCCTACTGATGACGGGTTTTGCCTCACTGATTACTTTGATGATCTGCAGATGGTTATATACTCGGTTTGATCATCCTGAGACTGGAGTAAGAGTGAACAAGGCTGGTGCTTCTGCTGGATTTCGTTCATTGGCCTGGATGATTCCGATCCTGCTATCTATCGTTGTGTTTGTTATCAAATTTTGGATAGAAAAATTCGCTTTATAAGAGTGACATTTCTCGCATAACTCTTCTTGCTTACGACACGGTCGATAAAAGCAGGAGGAAGGTGATAAGGAACAAAATTCACTTTTTCAACGATCAATTATGCCTTCGCTGAGAATGTTTAAATTGTTTCCTTTTTGCGGCAGACATAAACGAAAGCAGGTGGGATGTTGAGCGGCACGACGTGGATTTTTTCGATAATGAAATGCTCAGAAAGTGTTTTTCTCATCTGCAGAGAATATTGAAAGGCAATAAACAATCCACCAGGTTTAAGTGACTTTACAATTTGATCCACTAAGGTGTCTCGCAATCCAGGTTCGAAGTTGAAAAAGGGTAATCCACTAAACACCACATCCAATTGTTGTACATCAGCTTGTGCCATTGTCTCTACTAACTTAGTCGCATTGGGATAACAGGTGAACGCAGGAAATGTACTTTGCAATTGATATCTCATCGTCTCATCCATCTCAAATAATAAAACTTTGGTTGATCGCTGAACCTCGTTATAGATGTAACGTGTAATTGCTCCAGTACCTGATCCAAGCTCGGCTACTGCTTTGGCTTCAAGCCAAGGAGCCTGACTTACCATTTTGCTCGCTAGAAAACGAGAGCTGGGAATAATGCTACCTACATTTTTGGGACTGCGAAAAAAGCTTTTCAGAAAAAGAAGAGATTCTTTGAAATTCAATGTCGGTTCCTCCAAGGTGTTATTTGATAAAAGGAATGAGATTCGGTATTTAATAAAGTAGGCTAAGAATGGGACGCCCCAGGTAAGTGCCGGCTGTAAAATAGAATATGGTTCAGAGCACAGCACTGGAATACGAAATAAAGATAAATTTTAAAAAGGTAAGTCGCTTAGGCCAATGAATATGGTCAGAACATAACGTACAAGTGGAATGAAAATATCTATATATAGCGATGAGCGGCCGTGTTTACTCGAAATTCATCCAGCTCTTATGCAGACATGATAATGAAAGAAACTGAGGAAATCGTAAGGATAATTCTGAAGAAAAACTAAAGATTTCGTGGGTGAAAAATAAATCTGTGCACGTAAAAACGCTCGTCAACGTGATGTTGGCAAGCGTTTTAGTAGTTGTTTGGATAATCGAATGAAATATCACCGTGTAGAAAGACGAATAGGCTACCGAGAAGATCTCGATAGCCTTATACAAGTACATATGTTGCTCACCACAAATATGAATACATGTTAGCCTAAGAAGTGATTAATTCATCAGCCCGCCAAGTTAATCATCATGGCAAGCGTAATGCAGCAGCATGTCCACCAATTGCCCCGTCATCTGCTCATTCGGTGGGTAGAGATCGACTGAACGACGTGTGACCATCTTCTGAAGTGCACCCATCATCACCGTGAATATAAACTGAGCAAGTTGAAGTGGGGAAGAGGTATTCTTGATGCTGCCATCTGTGATCCCTGCATTAAGTACATCCAGCAGAAAGTGATTTTCTTTGCCAATCTGATTGAATCGATCATACGTCTCTCTTAATTCAGGAGTAAAATCATAAACCTCATAGTTGATGTCGAACAGTTGAATGAATCGGATATGATCCGGATGGTTCCGGGCAAAGCTGATCCAGGCATGAAGCATGGCTTCGAGCTGTTCACGACCGTTTAGCCCCGTATTCCCCGACAGACTAACATGATCCGTTAAATTCACCACCAGTTGCATTTGAATCGTAAGAAGCAGCTCATCGAGTGACTGAAAATGCTTGTAGAAGGTTACTCGGCTTAGTTCTGCTTTGGAGCAAACGTCCTTGATCTTCACCTGGAGCAGTCCATGCTTCAAAAAAAGTTCCTTACCTGCTGCGATCAGGTCATCGCGATGTTTATTTCTAATCTGCTGATGATAATTTTCATTCACGAGTAGTTTGTAATCCTTTCTTGGACCGACGTGCCTTGAGCGTTAGCGATAGTGCAGCAAGAAGCATAATTGCCCCAAAAATATACGGGAAGTTCAAGTTTTTGTCAAACAGCAGCCCTGCAACAAGTGGCCCAAATACAGTACCCAAACTGGAATACGTCGTATTTAGACCCGAAGCGTATCCCTGTCGATCACCGGCGTTTTTGGAAATGAGTGTACTAACGGACGGCCGTAAAAATGCATTAAAAGCGAAAAATAAAGCAGAAGCGAACAACAGATACACTAGGTTGACCTTAATTAACATAAGTAATAGTGCAATCGGCGCCATGATGAGAGAGAGGCGAATAAGCTTGATTTCACCGATTCTTCGCACTGACCAATCCAGTAGCCAGATCTGGACTATGATCCCAATGATGGCCCCCATCGTAATAATGATGGAGATCGTTGCGGCATCGAAGCCGTATTTTTGCTCTGCAAAAAGAGAGAATACGGTCTCATAGCTCATTAGACCAAAGGTCATTACGAGAATCAGAAGTAAATAGTTGAAGTAAGGAACTTGGAATGAGCTCCAAATTACCTTACCCAGATGATTACCTTTCTCCCTAGCTTTAGGAAGCACTCGTTTCTCAGGAGGTAAAGTCTCCGGCAGAAGTAGCGTAAGTATACCTGCGAGAAGTCCCAGACCAGCCGCGAAGAAATAAGGCATACGGATGCCCATCTCAGCGATAAAGCCGCCAAGACCTGGTCCGAGAACCATACCCAGATTCATGGCTGCACCGAAATAGCCCATTCCCTTGGCACGTGTCTCTGGCGTAGTAATATCGGCGACATATGCGAGATTCGCAGGAACCATCAGGCCTAAGCTGATTCCACCGATAAAACGTGCGATGTAGAGAAGTGGCAACGACGTTGATATGGCAAATATGATGTCCGAAACAACGGAGAGGAACATACCAGCAATA
It includes:
- a CDS encoding histidine phosphatase family protein, which translates into the protein MSSEVLTTLYFVRHAESEYVEGLERERGLTEQGKHDAETVSCLLRHESINLFYSSPYKRALDTVQGLADEMGVEIITIEDLRERALSSSNVRHTNFRAAKRKLYEERSFAFPGGESSIQAQQRAVQAISDILERHSGQKIVIGTHGDVMTLIFNYYDASYDYEFWGSTSMPDIYKLEFDEDHKLMQVSRLWKP
- a CDS encoding TetR/AcrR family transcriptional regulator → MNENYHQQIRNKHRDDLIAAGKELFLKHGLLQVKIKDVCSKAELSRVTFYKHFQSLDELLLTIQMQLVVNLTDHVSLSGNTGLNGREQLEAMLHAWISFARNHPDHIRFIQLFDINYEVYDFTPELRETYDRFNQIGKENHFLLDVLNAGITDGSIKNTSSPLQLAQFIFTVMMGALQKMVTRRSVDLYPPNEQMTGQLVDMLLHYACHDD
- a CDS encoding CPBP family intramembrane glutamic endopeptidase, coding for MTNQLTMRSAGWIFFVSYVMGILFTAWISSKGNPHHDNLMLFLAYVAIGQIVLNVMPAVIWCRYRNISLRTAFKLHKVSLRNVILSMLIFALSQMILLFFHQLTEVVSQWLGVSYGTSYYPIADSLFSLGILLISIGIIPPICEELLFRGVLLSGYAKRGLWFAAIVSSFLFALFHDNPYRLIELFGAALVSAIIVIRSGSIIPGIIVHLITNSTYVISSYIQGGDMLEGMTTPEGPTLLILLMTGFASLITLMICRWLYTRFDHPETGVRVNKAGASAGFRSLAWMIPILLSIVVFVIKFWIEKFAL
- a CDS encoding class I SAM-dependent methyltransferase, which translates into the protein MNFKESLLFLKSFFRSPKNVGSIIPSSRFLASKMVSQAPWLEAKAVAELGSGTGAITRYIYNEVQRSTKVLLFEMDETMRYQLQSTFPAFTCYPNATKLVETMAQADVQQLDVVFSGLPFFNFEPGLRDTLVDQIVKSLKPGGLFIAFQYSLQMRKTLSEHFIIEKIHVVPLNIPPAFVYVCRKKETI
- a CDS encoding MFS transporter — protein: MGTLPKSVRFPLLILMLNLFIALLGQGMLIPILPEYLKLFHAGGTVAGFLVAAFGAAQFLFSPLGGQWADRFGRKKLIIAGMFLSVVSDIIFAISTSLPLLYIARFIGGISLGLMVPANLAYVADITTPETRAKGMGYFGAAMNLGMVLGPGLGGFIAEMGIRMPYFFAAGLGLLAGILTLLLPETLPPEKRVLPKAREKGNHLGKVIWSSFQVPYFNYLLLILVMTFGLMSYETVFSLFAEQKYGFDAATISIIITMGAIIGIIVQIWLLDWSVRRIGEIKLIRLSLIMAPIALLLMLIKVNLVYLLFASALFFAFNAFLRPSVSTLISKNAGDRQGYASGLNTTYSSLGTVFGPLVAGLLFDKNLNFPYIFGAIMLLAALSLTLKARRSKKGLQTTRE
- a CDS encoding PolC-type DNA polymerase III, translated to MKTTFHNDTYTIEELHVSPLQEQTYCIFDLEGTGILPDQESVTQFGALLYNNRDQLHETFSTLSRADKPIPQAVAQLTGITNEDMITAPSFMEAFRAFTDFIGDRVLVTQAGYEYDLPILRRHCERYGLPMFNNDVLDTKAMFTYIHPEINEVISTDFLIQYYGLHTEGIQRHDALADCSIIALIFERILEEYRALGLDQFTADPARSMKRFVIPEMYLNDN